TCTCTAAGTACTGAACTTAGTAGTGATTTAAGCAGTGATTGGCCAGACTTATTAgagaatgcattaaaaaaaatcaatagaatGTCGGTGACACCTCGTGGCTATTTTTGGTACAGtgcctaaacaaaatctcatgggaacttaaatttttgtgatatcaacttaaAATTTCAAACACAAATTGGTTAGATATATGGCTTTGGTTTGATAGtaattttagagtaaaaattaattttgtaaaatatacactaccagtcaaaactTTGAAcacggtaagatttttaatgatttaaaaagtctcttctgctcaccaaggctgcatttatttaattaaaaatacagtaaaaacagcaatattgtgaaatattattacaatttaaaataactgtgttctgtttgaaaatattttaaaatgtaatttattcttgtgttggcaaagctgaattttcagcatcattactccagtcttcagtgtcacatgatccttcagaaatcattctaatatgctgatttgctgctcaagaaacatttattttgtacaattgtattatatattatatatttgtgtacaatatttctttttcaggattccttgatgaatagaaagttcaacagAACAgtgtttatctgaaatacaaagcttttgtaacattatacaccaccgttcaaaagtttggggtcagtaagaatttttatttgaatttttttgaaaagaaattaaagaaattaatacttttattcagcaaggatgcattaaatcaatcaaaagtgacagtaaagacatttataatgttacaaaagattatatttcaaataaatgctgttcttttgaactttctattcatcaaagaatcctgaaaaaaaaaaaaaattgtacacaataaatgtttcttgagcatctaatcatcatattagaatgatttctgaaggatcatgtgacactgaagactggagtaatgatgctgaaaattcagctttgatcacaggaataaattactttataaaatatattcaaatagaaaacagttattttaaattgtaataatatttcacaatattactgtttttactgtatttttaatcaaataaatgcagccttggtgagcagacgaacttagcttaaaaaaaaattagctatGCAAATTAGCTTATAAAAAACCTTAccgtgtccaaacttttgactggtagtgtacatttcATTCAATTTCTATTTGGGggcataaagggttagttcacccaaacatataaattcagtcattatttactcgaCTTTACGTTGTTCAATCTCTGTGTATTTTTCTtccttctgaacacaaaaggtgaatttGGTCAAGTTTGTCCTGCTAGTTTCTATTCATTCAGTATCAGTCAATGGAGCCTGTCTTCCAGAAGATTCATGACATTATTTGATGATGCTTTTGAAGCTCCATTGAATGAACGGAAACCAGCAGAACAAACTTGACCAAAATCACATCCTCAATGTTTTTTGGTCTTGTCTAGATGCTCTCGCTGGCTCTGGGCTCACTGAGGATGAAGAGACCACAGCAACATCAGTCCAGATGAGGCAGTAAGGGCAGGAGGAGTGATGGAGGGTCTCATCCATGGCTCTACACCATTTCCAGGATCTGCTGTGGCTCTCAGTGCTCACACCAGTCTGAGGACATTTCACATCCtacaaaaatgcacaaacataatacatttgtcattttaatagcACAATGTCATTTGATTTCTGtattaaaagtaacaaaatgatcttactttatatttttgtttcgggttttccctttttttccccacaaatgCCGCCGTCACCTTTCCTTGCAGGTCCTGCTCCACCACAAAAGCTCTGCAGCAAATGTACATAAATCAAGAATCACAAAAGTGCTGTAATAACCCTGtttgaaattacaataattaaagtAAACTACAACTTAAGATTTAAGTAGATTTTGTATTCATGTCTGTAGTATACTCACTCAAAGCCTTTGATGGCATCGTTCCTTCATCAGCCTCTCTCCACCGGATAAACACACATGATCATCTGTCCCTGTAACATCAGACAAGATTCAAGTTTCCTCTGAGATTCATGTGCTCAACACTACATTCACATGTTGAGGTAGTTGCTGATGTGTTAACTCGCTTTTTATCCAACACAACACATTTTATCAACTCTACAAATACAATAGATAACTTATGTTGTAAACAGTGTAGGCAACAGTGAATTCTACATAATAGTACACACACATCAATCACTCAGATGTCTATTTCatgttgtgatgtgctcatctTTAATAGTTAAAGAAGattttcctgtcagatgttaaataaacatttagtaaGCATCTTTAAGATGTATATGGTTCAGAATATGTAAATCCACTTTGGAGAATTAAGTTATGTGTGTTTACTAGAGCTCCCCTGTTATctgtacataataaaacatgtttttactgcAAAATCACAACTACACTGTCTAGTATCTTTACACATTCAACAGTTTACTCTATAGTAGTTCAACAAATGCGATTTTAACACAAGGAATCGTGTTTTTGGTTTTCAATACTCACATTTGAAAACACCCATGTCGCTTTTCTCCTCCGTGTTCGATTATGATgtatcctctcccgtggcctcctgGGATAGAAAAGTATCCATCGGATGAGCGCTCAAAAATCTAGGTGGAAACAGTAGCCCATCCGGGAACTTCTCGACTACTCATTTATGAATACTGAGGTTTCGGACATACTTATTCGCTCGCCTACTGCTTTTCGCCTagtatatagtagagaagtaggtGGTTTCGGACACTGTGAATAACTAAGGGAGCgcatgaggagcaagggaagcatgacacaaacaagcatgaatcaaactacaaaataaaagacatgaaaacataaacatgaacataaacaaaactaTACATTACACAAAAATGATGTCAGCACGCCTGTCTTGGCGTGTGTCCTAgcaaacatagtaggttatgtcttaagtgaacttgAACACTGGAGAAAGAACGCATgtgttcagtatcagtgtactgtatccgtgcattatgtcttaaagtgacagcagcctaatattcctgctgtctgaatgtgtttttattgttaatcaaacaacaaaagacaaggaaatcactcattgctcttgactgaatagattttgtaactttatacattataactgtaattaataatgataattctTTAagttatacagtgaagattatatgcAATGTTGTTTAACATTTGATTAGCTactatttctgtacctgaaaactactgttagatacctgaaaaactctaaaagcactgtttattttatttgtatctttgctctactgtatttatttgtgctgttccttgtagtttgattatttgttcttattttcttccATTGCAccccaaaatatatatatatatatatatttatatatacacacacacacacacacacatatattggTCACTATTCTGTTGACTATAGTGGTAattgaatgtaaaataaaagtttttgtttttcatcaaGTGTTAGTTTTCATAAAAACTAACACTTCGTAAAACTTTTAGTATTTCTACCTCATACTATGAATCGAAGCCACATCAGATCACAAAAGGAAATTATTTCAAACACTggacgttatgaagtgagtaCGAGTAAAATCATGTCATTAAATATTCTCTTTTGTTGGACAACAGGCCTGTTAACGCTTCTCATTGTAAGTTTGTTAGGGTCATGTTGCTTTCAAATGCACATTGTAAGTGACAAACTCACAGCACTGATGGCTGATGTACTGATGACGCCAGAATGCTGATGAACATTGGTAGCCGAGTAGTAGTAGGCCCGGAGAGTCCTCAAtgaaagtgatttctgagaCAAAATTCGAAGACGAAAGAAGAAATTCACAAAGGAGAGGACCTGGATACTTCTgagatttgaaatgaaaagatTTTGCTCTCCATTAGCAATATGATTAAAACGCGAGTAGTTGATGTGACAGAATACTAGGAATGATAGGCTGACATGGACTTAAAAGGACCACTGTAGCATTTCACATTTTCCATTGTtcaaattattaacatttttccaTCGCAGTAGAATAATAGAATAGAACAATCGCAGTAATATAGCATGCATCACAAAAGGGACATTTACGCAAATGTTCATAGAAGCTTAATTTAAACTTCAAATATGTCAGTAATTTAATGGACTATGAAAAAGTCTAATGACTATTTCAATTTTCGTTCCAAttttttctatatatcctaaacATTGTTATCATGTATCCAttatgagctcattgtttctgccttaaattaatacattgttagctgaaattacataatttggacagtcaactctgataacagattactctaaattgtaatgttgacacacattttctgtaaagctgctttgctTTTGAATTGAATATTTCCAAACAGGGAAGGGAACATCAGCATCATCAACTGTGAATGTAAAGAAGAAAGTTCAGTACTTATGCTCCAAGTGTCAAGCAGTGATTGGGAGAGATGTATTAGTTATGAATGAATGACGTAACATTAGAGTCTTCCTGGTAGAACTTTCACTAAAGCTATCATAGCTGACAAAATACTGTGATAAAGCTGGATtatatttcccccaaataaatagaaaattacATCTTGAACACATGTATATTGTAGGTGGTAGTACGTATTTTTACTTAAATTGTTGCTCTTTCAGTAGTCCTAATGTTTCttttacaaaatatatgaaTTTATTCAAGCTATATGCATGGAAAATTATTTATGACATTCAAGTATAATTGCAAACAttcacattaaaaattatattgtttgACTGATACAGATTTAGTAATAAATTAAAGaataatgaaaaaacaaacaatacaaaGCAGTGCATGGAAATTTTACATAGTAAAAAGAAGGTGTCCACTAAAGGTGTTACGTCTGTTACCATCTGTGTAGATATGACGGTTCTCCCAAAGCTGAAGATGTATCTGGTCCCCTTGTTCCAGCAGAAGGCAGACAGCGTTGCTCGCAGTGTCCTCTGTGTCTTGCCCGGGAGGGTTATCGGTTGCTCCGACCACAAAATTGCCATTTTTTAGCAACCTCAAACCAGTCGACATGGCATGAGGATTGAAGAGCACAAAGTTGAAGTAATACACTCCTTTTACTGGTGCAGTGAAGATTCCTGTTGATAACGGTAGAAACTTGGGTTCTTCAAACAGTTTACAAATGACCTGATAAAATTTTATAGCATCATGTTTACAATTTCCTTGAGCAATGTGATGATACCTGTATTTGTGTCGTAAGCATTTccaatgttagttaatgcattttcATACACAAGAGAGGTTGCTTCTTTATAAGGGCCAATAAATTTGTGGTTATTCCCTAAAGCTGACAGTGTGGCTGAAAACGCTACTTTCACCCTTTCTGGAAAAAAGAAGGGGAGAAGAAAATGAACAAGCAAGCAAAAAGAAACATCCTTCAAGTATCTTTTCATTTCATCAATGTAATGCTATTACTTGTTAGATCTTATTTCATGGCCctaaacttcaaaataaaggcAAAGGGActtaattgttaattatttacCTGAAGCATCGGTCTTCTCCTCCAATTTTTTGAGCTTTGTAGTCAGTGCTGCATTGATGACAAAACATTACAAaccattttaagtgtttttccaTTAAGCTTTCTGCTCAAAGAAATAAACTGGTCACTCCAGTGTGTGGCCAGtcaatttgtttcatttttctttttatttctttcctttttattaattttaagcaTTGTACATTAGCTTTGTTCTTGTTTTACATTCCCTGGCTGACTTCATCATTAAGAGCACTTAACTTTTCcaagtataatatataaatcagAGTGTGTAACCATTATCACAGGGTCCAACACATTGTGGTCCAAACGAGGTCAACACAGCGGCTGAGAAAGCCAGTTTAGGAGCCAAAACATAAACTTGTAATGAGATCATTTGTaattagtttatatttttttattgtactttttaaaCAGAGAGTGTAACTTAAACTCTGTATGAACAGCAATTGCATAGAGCTATTTTGTTACCTGTATTCTGCTTTATTAGTTCATCCATTTTGATCTTTGTGTCAATCGTTGTATCATACAAAGTCTTCAGTTCTTTTGCCTGCTCTAAAATAATTATTCAAGAAATGATCAGTGCATACATGGACAGAAAATGAGATATAGATTCACTTTCTTAATCTTTGTCAACCTAGTAGATTAGACAGCTGACATCACAGTATGAGCAATATGGTgttataaatatgcaaattattgcatttcattttattctgggtCTACCCTGTCATGTATGTAGTGTCCATCACATTACCTTCGTTTTCTGTTCTTAGTCGCTCCATTTCAGTCTCCAGAGATTTCATTATTGTTTCAATGGTCTTTATTTTCCCCAGTTCTTCAAGGATGTTTATGTTTGGTGAAAGTACATCATCTGCCGATATAGCCCACACATTGAGCATTAAAACCGTTATAAAAATCAACATTATTGTGCTCTCGGTTTCTAGCGATGTACTGAATCAACTGAATTAATGTTCTCTTAGTTTTAAAGACAACTTGCGTAATTGTTTAAACTGTCCAATAGACTTTAGACTGCAAATATGTTTTGGGTGTCGACTGTAACCTTTGTTTCCTCAGGAGGGAATGAGATGCGTCGAATGAGGACACTATGGGGAATGCCTCTGAAGCACGTATGCAACTAGTCCAATCCTGATTGGTGCCGCATCACCATGTGACGTGTGACCGCGCACCACAGAAACCACATAGGGAAGCTGGTACGTATTAGAAGCAAGGTCCTCACAGGCATTCATGAAGTATGCCAAAGGGACTCCATCTCAGAGAACAACGGTTACAGTcataacctgagatgttccctttccaGGAAACTTGTGCTGCATCAAATGACGACACTGTGTGGAAGGAGATGCCCACTGCATCACACTGACTAATTTCTGTCCTTGAGTGAAACTGTACAGGCACAACTCAGGACGAGAGCACTTGAGCGCCAGGTGTAGAAGGATAAAACCTTATAAAGGTGTTTGGGGAGGCCCATCCTATCCCGCAGCATCAAATACTTTCTGAAGGGAGACCCCTGACAATAAGGCGTTAGAAGTTGCCATACTTCTTGTGGAATGAGCCCTCACCAATAGAGGTGAAGACAGACGCTCACCTCATAAGCTGTAGAAATTACCTCCACAGGTCATTTTTCTGGACCTTTTTACAGAAGATAAAAGTTGCTGTAATCTTTACTGACATTGTCCATTGCTCTCAGTGACTAACATCACTGAGAAGCTCTAgtaaaaattactttacccCACCTCTCCATGTAAAACTAGTCCCGTCCGAATAGGGCTTAAGTCTAAGCTCGGGGTTTGGATCACACATCTAAAAAAATGGCAGGCTAACACACTTTTTTCAAACTTCAGACTCACAGACAGTATTCAGTCACAGCCATCACACTGACTTGAGTAACATTACTGCAGCAGCATTGTGAAAAGTGTTGTTTCATAAGATTGAACATAGAACTGCACTTAACTGAGATTGTTGTTAGAATTTTGTTAGTACagttcatttataaaatgttattggTAGTACCTTCAGTGAATAAGCACTTTACTGCTGACAATGGCCCTTTTTTCAGTTCAGTGCTACTTCATATGATCTGATCACTGCAAGTGTTACAATGATTTTAAActctgttttccatttgaacaTTTCCACATTTAGATTAAATATGCCACTCTCATTAATGAAGTTAAGCACTGAAATTACATGAAATCATTATCCAGAagtcacaacatttttttatattaatttaaatggaaatatttgttgTGGATagattgaaaaaataaataatagctCATTTTTACCATATGTggctgacaaaatattttattttattgaaagtgaggaaaaactccttttttaaaattgaCACGCATTAACTTTAtactaaaaataattatttttacacatttagattattgaaataaataatatgtgaTTACACAATCAAGTCTATTCTTTTAGTGGCAACTTATGTGGCAATACAATGTGGCAATACAATGAAtacctctgtggcttaccctctacaatgagggtaagccacagagggtcactgctgaaagagctggctgttcacagagtgctgtgccaaagcatattcatggaaagttgactggaaggaaaaagtccTGACAGTCTGCGTTAAACTTAAAAATTTACTGAATAAGTGCCGGCACGCACACCCGCGTAAGACAGACGGAACGCGGGAGAGAGGGAGACAATTAGTATtcagcacaaaaatattaatcttgctgaaatatctgttg
The Ctenopharyngodon idella isolate HZGC_01 chromosome 4, HZGC01, whole genome shotgun sequence genome window above contains:
- the cbln14 gene encoding cerebellin 14 isoform X1 — translated: MLIFITVLMLNVWAISADDVLSPNINILEELGKIKTIETIMKSLETEMERLRTENEEQAKELKTLYDTTIDTKIKMDELIKQNTALTTKLKKLEEKTDASERVKVAFSATLSALGNNHKFIGPYKEATSLVYENALTNIGNAYDTNTGIFTAPVKGVYYFNFVLFNPHAMSTGLRLLKNGNFVVGATDNPPGQDTEDTASNAVCLLLEQGDQIHLQLWENRHIYTDGNRRNTFSGHLLFTM
- the cbln14 gene encoding cerebellin 14 isoform X2; this encodes MLIFITVLMLNVWAISADDVLSPNINILEELGKIKTIETIMKSLETEMEQLRTENKEQAKELKTLYDTTIDTKIKMDELIKQNTALTTKLKKLEEKTDASERVKVAFSATLSALGNNHKFIGPYKEATSLVYENALTNIGNAYDTNTGIFTAPVKGVYYFNFVLFNPHAMSTGLRLLKNGNFVVGATDNPPGQDTEDTASNAVCLLLEQGDQIHLQLWENRHIYTDGNRRNTFSGHLLFTM